Genomic segment of Deltaproteobacteria bacterium:
GAAAAGATTGTGCAGGAGGGCTTCGAAGACCTCTACTATCAGGTAGAGATGCCTCTCATTTCTGTTCTTGCGGCGATGGAGAAAAAAGGCGTCCTCTTGGATACAAAGCTGCTAAAGGAGATGTCCGCAGAAATTGAGCAACTGATGACCCTTACCGAGGAAAAGATCTACCAGTTGGCAGGGGGAAAATTCAACGTTAATTCACCGAAACAACTCCAGGTGGTTCTCTTCGAAAAGCTGGGGCTTCCCAGGGGCAGGAAGACGAAAGAGGGATATTCGACCGATGTCGACGTCTTAACCTACCTGGCCCGGAGCCACGAACTGCCCGCGGAGATCCTGTCATACCGGAGCATGGCAAAGCTGAAATCAACCTACATCGATGCGCTGCCGTTGATTATCAACCCGGAAACGGGCCGTGTACATACATCCTACAACCAGACAGTAACCGCTACGGGACGTCTTTCCAGCAGCACTCCTAATTTGCAGAATATCCCCATCAGGACACCGGAGGGGAAACGAATCAGACAGGCCTTCATTGCTCATGACGGCTGGGAAATCGTCTCTGCCGATTATTCCCAGATTGAACTCCGGATACTTGCCCATCTCTCCGATGACACAGCGTTGATCGATGCTTTCATGGCAGGCGAAGACATCCACACCGCGACGGCCTCCAATGTCTTCGGGGTATTCCCCGAAATGGTAAATGCGGACATGAGGCGGCAGGCGAAAGTTATCAATTTCGGCATCCTCTACGGCATGAGCGCCTTCGGCTTATCCAAGGAACTGAACGTATCCCCAAAACTGGCCCAAGCCTATATCGACGAATATTTCAACAAATACCGCGGTGTAAGATCATTTCTGGATGGAATCCTGGAAAGCGCACGGAATAACGGGTTTGTCACCACCCTCCTGAATCGACGCAGGTATCTCCCTGAAATCAACAGCAGCAATGCTCCCGTCAGACAGTTTACCGAGCGCATGGCCATCAATACTCCGATCCAGGGTACGGCGGCCGATCTTATCAAAGTGGCCATGATCAATATCTCAAAGCTTTTGGCGAAACGGCATCTCTCCGCAGCAATGATCATGCAGGTTCATGATGAACTGGTCTTTGAAGTTCCTCTCGCCGAAAAGGAGGAAATCATGATTCTGGTCAAAGAAGAGATGGAAGAGGTAATAAAACTGAAAGTCCCTCTCAAGGTGGATATCGCCTCCGGCAGAAACTGGGACGAGGCTCATGGGTAAGATTATTTTGTTTTTTAATTGGTACAGTGTCCCCAAAATTCCGAATTTTTAAGTAGTGAAGAAACACCCTCTCTTGTTTTGTTTGAACAATAGCCCCTCCTTATTCTTCCCCTTATAATGCTGGTTTTATCCTCGTATTTCTCCTATATTTTTCCAATATTGTTTTTTTGGATATTCACTATATAGTCCTTCCAGATTTCATCGAACTTCCCCACAGCATGCTGCGGAGAATCTTCGATCCTTTAGGATATTGCCGAATCGAATCCTTAAGATACGGCAAGCTTTTTTCACAGATAAGGGTTGGTAATAGGAGGGAGATTAAACAATGGGAGATCCTGTCGCCTACATGTTTTATGTGCTGCGACTTGCACAAGAACAGCAAACAGCTACATCGATCTTTAACACAATTACATTTTGGCTAATAATCGGCATCATGGCCCCAATACTTATTAAGTTCCTCCTCGCTGCAGCAGAATTTTCCAGAGTCAAAAAGGGCCTAATTGCAGATAAAGATAAATTTAAACAAAGCCCCCTTGGGCCATTCGGTATGTTTTTTGGAATACCGGCTTTCATCCCAAGGAGCAAGTCTGAGATA
This window contains:
- the polA gene encoding DNA polymerase I — protein: EKIVQEGFEDLYYQVEMPLISVLAAMEKKGVLLDTKLLKEMSAEIEQLMTLTEEKIYQLAGGKFNVNSPKQLQVVLFEKLGLPRGRKTKEGYSTDVDVLTYLARSHELPAEILSYRSMAKLKSTYIDALPLIINPETGRVHTSYNQTVTATGRLSSSTPNLQNIPIRTPEGKRIRQAFIAHDGWEIVSADYSQIELRILAHLSDDTALIDAFMAGEDIHTATASNVFGVFPEMVNADMRRQAKVINFGILYGMSAFGLSKELNVSPKLAQAYIDEYFNKYRGVRSFLDGILESARNNGFVTTLLNRRRYLPEINSSNAPVRQFTERMAINTPIQGTAADLIKVAMINISKLLAKRHLSAAMIMQVHDELVFEVPLAEKEEIMILVKEEMEEVIKLKVPLKVDIASGRNWDEAHG